A genome region from Streptomyces antimycoticus includes the following:
- a CDS encoding RDD family protein, translating to MSAPTSGSADGSSIPGFYPDPSIPGYIRYWNGAAWVPGTSRPAPAAGEAMPAPPPGVTHTQVISPAPDETGPMFLDEEPAPRPAEETGSALPELRRSAEMDVRGAGGPPEAAAGGMGAQPVPPGGVPASVDWNDPQRLHGTRPDAGSAWQADASRQGGFGGEQDRRVSWGSETDAPGDARAGAGQADGGQWPGVPDPRRAGPGEGAGRDEGTLTMRGGGSEGTVDRSTQALPPVRRAPELPSADDAETPAAAGDGTMTIRAVGRGDGAAPTTGQGQSQGPGQGQGRNPASGRDDGTMAIRAIGRGGARKGAEAAPPAQPPHQPHQPQQPPQAHQAQQPPQPYQPQQPFGGIPAQGGGPAWQQQGHPFAQQPGPAQGAPQAAPHGAPPGAPEGVIPWKPPVDNPFLQAAQAQGRPAPLGRRLAARLIDTVVLLGVAGAVAFPLWGKASDHIDEKVETAKQSGETVTVYFLDGTTGGYLGIVLGLLLVLGIVLETLPTAKWGRTLGKKLSGVRVLDIEGHDTPSFGAALRRWLVYSVLGVLVIGVLNVLWCLFDRPWRQCWHDKTARTFVAAAD from the coding sequence ATGAGCGCCCCTACCTCAGGATCCGCGGACGGCAGCTCCATTCCTGGCTTTTATCCTGATCCGTCCATCCCCGGCTACATCCGTTACTGGAACGGTGCCGCCTGGGTGCCCGGCACCAGCCGCCCCGCCCCGGCCGCGGGCGAGGCCATGCCCGCGCCGCCGCCCGGCGTCACCCATACCCAGGTGATCAGCCCGGCGCCGGACGAGACGGGCCCGATGTTCCTGGACGAGGAGCCGGCGCCGCGGCCCGCCGAGGAGACCGGCAGCGCCCTGCCCGAGCTGCGCCGGAGCGCCGAGATGGACGTCCGGGGCGCGGGCGGACCGCCCGAGGCGGCGGCCGGTGGCATGGGGGCCCAGCCGGTGCCGCCCGGCGGCGTCCCGGCCTCCGTCGACTGGAACGATCCCCAGCGGCTGCACGGCACCCGTCCCGATGCCGGGTCGGCCTGGCAGGCGGACGCGTCCCGGCAGGGCGGATTCGGCGGTGAGCAGGACCGCCGGGTCTCCTGGGGCTCGGAGACGGACGCCCCCGGCGACGCCCGGGCCGGTGCCGGGCAGGCCGATGGCGGGCAGTGGCCCGGGGTGCCCGACCCGCGGCGGGCGGGCCCGGGCGAGGGCGCCGGTCGCGATGAGGGCACGTTGACCATGCGCGGGGGCGGCAGCGAAGGCACGGTGGACCGCTCGACGCAGGCCCTGCCGCCGGTGCGCCGGGCCCCGGAGCTGCCCTCGGCGGACGACGCGGAGACGCCCGCCGCGGCGGGCGACGGGACGATGACGATCCGCGCGGTGGGGCGCGGCGACGGAGCGGCGCCCACGACGGGCCAGGGGCAGAGCCAGGGTCCGGGCCAGGGCCAGGGCCGGAACCCGGCGTCCGGCCGTGACGACGGGACGATGGCGATCCGGGCGATCGGCCGCGGCGGCGCGCGCAAGGGCGCCGAAGCGGCACCCCCGGCCCAGCCCCCGCACCAGCCCCACCAGCCCCAGCAGCCTCCGCAGGCACATCAAGCTCAGCAGCCCCCACAGCCGTACCAGCCCCAGCAGCCCTTCGGTGGTATCCCCGCCCAGGGCGGCGGCCCGGCCTGGCAGCAGCAGGGGCACCCGTTCGCCCAGCAGCCCGGCCCGGCGCAGGGCGCGCCGCAGGCCGCACCGCATGGTGCCCCGCCCGGCGCGCCCGAGGGTGTCATCCCCTGGAAGCCGCCCGTCGACAACCCCTTCCTGCAGGCCGCCCAGGCCCAGGGACGGCCCGCCCCGCTCGGCCGTCGCCTCGCCGCCCGGCTGATCGACACGGTGGTGCTGCTCGGCGTCGCCGGCGCCGTCGCGTTCCCGCTGTGGGGCAAGGCGAGCGACCACATCGACGAGAAGGTCGAGACGGCCAAGCAGAGCGGTGAGACCGTCACGGTCTACTTCCTGGACGGCACGACCGGCGGCTATCTGGGCATCGTCCTCGGTCTGCTGCTCGTCCTCGGCATCGTCCTGGAAACGCTGCCGACCGCCAAGTGGGGCCGCACGCTGGGCAAGAAGCTGAGCGGGGTGCGGGTGCTGGACATCGAGGGGCACGACACCCCGTCGTTCGGCGCCGCGCTGCGCCGCTGGCTGGTCTACTCGGTGCTGGGGGTGCTCGTCATCGGTGTGCTGAACGTGCTGTGGTGCCTGTTCGACCGCCCGTGGCGGCAGTGCTGGCACGACAAGACGGCCCGCACCTTCGTCGCGGCGGCCGACTGA
- a CDS encoding helix-turn-helix transcriptional regulator produces the protein MDRNTELSEFLRSRRARLSPGDAGVSVTNDSPRRVPGLRREELAQLAGVSTDYYTRLEQGRHLNVSETVLDAVARALQLDETERAYLFELTRPRPRRTVRRRPPRPQRVRPGVHALLRTLDGISPAFVLGRRGDVLASNQLARALIIDFEALPYHERNMARFMFLDEAARSLWPDWETVAAEMVASLRLEAGRHPEDPRLTELVGELTIKSADFRKWWADHNVREKTHGVKRYHHPVVGDMTLSYENVAVPGDPDQALCMYTVEPGSPSEAALRLLASWTAPPSARSSAPSSDARPSGGPSSDVSP, from the coding sequence ATGGACCGCAATACCGAGCTCAGTGAGTTCCTGCGGAGCCGCAGGGCTCGCCTGAGCCCTGGGGACGCGGGCGTGAGCGTGACCAACGACAGCCCCCGTCGAGTGCCGGGGCTGCGCCGCGAGGAGCTGGCGCAGCTGGCCGGGGTGAGCACGGACTACTACACGCGTCTGGAACAGGGCCGTCACCTCAATGTGTCGGAGACGGTGCTGGACGCCGTGGCCCGTGCGCTGCAGCTCGACGAGACCGAGCGCGCGTACCTCTTCGAGCTGACCCGGCCGCGCCCCCGGCGCACGGTGCGCCGCCGGCCGCCCCGCCCCCAGCGGGTGCGGCCCGGGGTGCATGCGCTGCTGCGGACGCTGGACGGGATCTCACCGGCCTTCGTCCTCGGGCGCAGGGGCGATGTCCTGGCCTCCAACCAGCTGGCCCGGGCGCTGATCATCGACTTCGAGGCGCTCCCGTACCACGAGCGCAACATGGCCCGTTTCATGTTCCTCGACGAGGCGGCCCGTTCCCTGTGGCCGGACTGGGAGACGGTCGCGGCGGAGATGGTGGCCTCCCTCCGGCTGGAGGCCGGGCGCCATCCCGAGGATCCCCGGCTGACCGAGCTGGTGGGCGAGCTCACCATCAAGAGCGCGGACTTCCGTAAGTGGTGGGCGGACCACAACGTGCGGGAGAAGACCCACGGCGTCAAGCGCTACCACCATCCGGTGGTCGGGGACATGACGCTCTCCTACGAGAACGTGGCCGTTCCCGGCGATCCCGACCAGGCGCTGTGCATGTACACGGTCGAGCCCGGCTCTCCCTCCGAGGCGGCCCTGCGGCTGCTGGCGAGCTGGACCGCGCCTCCTTCCGCCCGTTCCTCCGCGCCCTCTTCCGATGCGCGTCCTTCGGGGGGACCGTCCTCCGACGTTTCCCCCTGA
- a CDS encoding NAD(P)-dependent alcohol dehydrogenase codes for MTTSVTAYAAPAPKAPLEKTTIERRALREHDVLIEIAYAGICHSDIHQAREEWGSAQFPMVPGHEIAGVVAEVGPGVTKYAVGDRVGVGCFVDSCRECENCLAGEEQFCLKGEVQTYNGTEYDGAATYGGYSTHIVVDENYALRIPEGVSLDVAAPLLCAGITLYSPLAHWNAGPGKKVAIVGLGGLGHMGVKIAHAMGAEVTVLSQTLRKKDDGLRLGADHFYATGDDSTFTELAGTFDLIVNTTSANLPLDSYLSLLKVDGTLVHVGAPENPSSFSQFSLILGRRSMAGSKIGSIRETQEMLDFCAEHGLGAEIEVINADQINEAYDRVVSSDVRYRFVIDIASLTA; via the coding sequence ATGACCACCAGCGTCACCGCCTACGCAGCCCCCGCTCCGAAGGCCCCGCTGGAAAAGACCACCATCGAGCGTCGCGCACTGCGCGAACACGATGTGCTGATCGAAATCGCCTACGCCGGCATCTGCCACTCCGACATCCACCAGGCCCGCGAGGAATGGGGCTCCGCCCAGTTCCCGATGGTGCCCGGCCATGAGATCGCCGGTGTGGTCGCCGAGGTCGGCCCCGGTGTGACCAAATACGCCGTGGGCGACCGGGTCGGCGTGGGCTGCTTCGTCGACTCCTGCCGCGAGTGCGAGAACTGCCTCGCGGGCGAGGAGCAGTTCTGCCTCAAGGGCGAGGTGCAGACGTACAACGGCACGGAGTACGACGGCGCCGCCACCTACGGCGGCTACAGCACCCACATCGTGGTGGACGAGAACTACGCCCTGCGCATCCCCGAGGGGGTATCGCTGGACGTCGCCGCCCCGCTGCTGTGCGCCGGGATCACCCTCTACTCGCCGCTCGCCCACTGGAACGCCGGTCCCGGTAAGAAGGTCGCCATCGTCGGCCTGGGCGGCCTCGGCCACATGGGCGTGAAGATCGCCCATGCGATGGGCGCCGAGGTGACCGTGCTGAGCCAGACGCTCCGTAAGAAGGACGACGGGCTGCGGCTGGGCGCCGACCACTTCTACGCCACCGGCGACGACTCCACCTTCACCGAGCTGGCCGGCACCTTCGACCTGATCGTCAACACGACCTCGGCGAACCTGCCGCTGGACAGCTACCTGTCGCTGCTGAAGGTCGACGGCACGCTGGTGCACGTGGGCGCGCCGGAGAACCCCAGCTCCTTCAGCCAGTTCTCGCTGATCCTGGGCCGGAGGTCGATGGCCGGGTCGAAGATCGGCAGCATCCGGGAGACGCAGGAGATGCTGGACTTCTGCGCCGAGCACGGGCTCGGCGCGGAGATCGAGGTGATCAACGCCGACCAGATCAACGAGGCCTACGACCGCGTCGTGAGCAGCGATGTGCGCTACCGCTTCGTGATCGACATCGCCTCTCTCACGGCCTGA
- a CDS encoding FAD-binding oxidoreductase — protein MTDLIELLREGLPEEAVLTDPDVTGAYAHDMASFCEAGVPAVVVLPRTVEQVQHVCRTATALRVPVVPQGARTGLSGAANASEGCIVLSLVKMDRILEINPVDRIAVVEPGVINATLSRAVMEKGLYYPPDPSSWEQCTIGGNIGTASGGLCCVKYGVTAEYVLGLDVVLADGRLLKTGRRTAKGVAGYDLTRLFVGSEGSLGIVVGAVLALKPAPLEQLVLAAEFPSIASASDAICRIMERGHAPSLLELMDRTSVRAVNAMGNMGLPESTEALLMAAFDTPDPAPDLAAVAELCTAAGATEVVPAENAAESDMLLQARRMTLPALEAVKGVTMIDDVCVPRSRLAEMIDGTAAIAEKHALTIGVVAHAGDGNTHPTVCFDPADPDESRRARESFDEIMALGLELGGTITGEHGVGVLKREWLARELGPVGVELQQGIKQVFDPLGLLNPGKLF, from the coding sequence ATGACGGACCTCATCGAACTGCTGCGGGAGGGCCTCCCCGAGGAGGCCGTGCTGACCGACCCGGATGTGACCGGGGCGTATGCACACGACATGGCGAGCTTCTGCGAGGCGGGCGTGCCCGCCGTCGTCGTCCTCCCGCGCACGGTCGAGCAGGTGCAGCACGTCTGCCGCACCGCCACCGCGCTGCGCGTCCCGGTGGTGCCCCAGGGCGCGCGCACCGGCCTGTCGGGCGCGGCCAACGCGTCCGAGGGCTGCATCGTGCTGTCCCTGGTCAAGATGGACCGGATCCTGGAGATCAACCCGGTCGACCGGATCGCGGTCGTCGAACCGGGCGTGATCAACGCGACCCTGTCCCGCGCGGTCATGGAAAAGGGCCTCTACTATCCGCCGGACCCCTCCAGCTGGGAGCAGTGCACGATCGGCGGCAACATCGGCACCGCGTCCGGCGGGCTGTGCTGTGTGAAGTACGGCGTCACCGCCGAATACGTCCTCGGGCTCGATGTCGTCCTCGCCGACGGGCGGCTGCTGAAAACCGGCCGCCGCACCGCCAAGGGCGTCGCGGGCTACGACCTGACCCGGCTGTTCGTCGGCTCCGAGGGCAGCCTCGGCATCGTCGTCGGCGCGGTCCTCGCCCTCAAGCCCGCCCCGCTCGAACAGCTGGTCCTGGCCGCCGAGTTCCCCTCCATTGCGTCCGCCAGCGATGCCATCTGCCGGATCATGGAGCGCGGCCACGCCCCCTCGCTGCTGGAGCTGATGGACCGGACGAGCGTCCGCGCGGTCAACGCGATGGGGAACATGGGCTTGCCGGAGTCCACCGAGGCCCTGCTGATGGCGGCGTTCGACACCCCGGACCCGGCCCCCGACCTCGCCGCCGTCGCCGAGCTGTGCACGGCGGCCGGTGCGACGGAGGTGGTCCCGGCCGAGAACGCCGCCGAGTCCGACATGCTGCTCCAGGCCCGCCGGATGACGCTTCCGGCGCTGGAGGCGGTCAAGGGCGTCACCATGATCGACGACGTCTGTGTGCCCCGCTCCCGGCTCGCCGAGATGATCGACGGCACGGCCGCCATCGCCGAGAAGCACGCCCTCACGATCGGCGTCGTGGCCCACGCCGGGGACGGCAACACCCATCCGACGGTGTGCTTCGACCCGGCGGACCCCGACGAGTCGCGGCGGGCCCGGGAGTCGTTCGACGAGATCATGGCGCTGGGTCTGGAGCTCGGCGGCACCATTACCGGTGAGCACGGCGTCGGCGTCCTCAAGCGGGAGTGGCTGGCGCGGGAGCTGGGCCCGGTGGGGGTGGAGTTGCAGCAAGGGATCAAGCAGGTCTTCGATCCGCTGGGCCTGCTCAACCCCGGCAAACTGTTCTGA
- a CDS encoding phage baseplate protein — protein sequence MTRRRFTLGGGVAAAGALGAFAARAGAATVAGGRFDLSVPSTQLIREKTPHNATVLQSFAFDDVNGHLYTVQLMQGGIQLSGESAPVSGADRAAHGDLCVTKLSVAGAELGSMYLKGFGHGVAMGCEPVGSTAYLWTESDANPDSGYGRAISRFKFADGTVLASGSSSLVKHRPVAGSTSNQPAVDMLNRRLLLRYRLDGEVRYRLMSLSGVSAGDYTAVYDDIPQTGVEDGEVFQGFTVLGDYAYQMTGTAYTGEDGANPPSGHGNTYVSCIDLRTGELVQRARTEAAYSLSYREPEGMAVQLSSPRRLCMGFASGAAGDRKVSVYYKAQ from the coding sequence TTGACCAGGCGTAGGTTCACCCTCGGCGGGGGCGTGGCCGCGGCCGGCGCGCTCGGTGCCTTCGCCGCCCGCGCGGGGGCCGCCACCGTGGCGGGGGGCCGGTTCGATCTGTCGGTGCCCTCCACTCAGCTGATCCGCGAGAAGACCCCGCACAACGCCACCGTGCTGCAGTCCTTCGCGTTCGATGACGTCAATGGCCACCTCTACACCGTCCAGCTGATGCAGGGCGGTATCCAGCTCAGCGGGGAGTCGGCCCCCGTCTCGGGTGCCGACCGCGCCGCCCACGGCGATCTGTGCGTCACCAAGCTGTCCGTGGCCGGTGCGGAGCTGGGCTCCATGTACCTCAAGGGATTCGGGCACGGCGTTGCGATGGGCTGCGAGCCGGTGGGCTCCACCGCCTATCTGTGGACCGAGTCGGACGCCAACCCCGACTCCGGCTACGGCCGCGCCATCAGCCGCTTCAAGTTCGCCGATGGCACCGTGCTGGCGTCCGGTTCGTCCTCGCTGGTCAAGCACCGCCCGGTGGCGGGCTCCACCAGCAACCAGCCCGCCGTCGACATGCTCAACCGCCGGCTGCTGCTGCGCTACCGCCTCGACGGCGAGGTCCGCTACCGGCTGATGAGTCTCTCCGGGGTCAGCGCGGGCGACTACACCGCCGTATACGACGACATACCCCAGACCGGCGTCGAGGACGGCGAGGTCTTCCAGGGCTTCACGGTCCTCGGCGACTACGCGTACCAGATGACCGGCACCGCCTACACCGGCGAGGACGGCGCCAACCCGCCCTCCGGCCACGGCAACACCTACGTCTCCTGCATCGATCTGCGCACCGGCGAGCTCGTCCAGCGCGCCCGCACCGAGGCCGCCTACTCGCTGAGCTACCGCGAGCCCGAGGGCATGGCCGTCCAGCTCTCCAGCCCCCGACGGCTGTGCATGGGCTTCGCCTCGGGCGCCGCCGGAGACCGTAAGGTCAGCGTCTACTACAAGGCACAGTAG
- the hppD gene encoding 4-hydroxyphenylpyruvate dioxygenase codes for MTETTEMLQQGDARHADPFPVKGMDAVVFAVGNAKQAAHYYATAFGMKLVAYSGPENGSRETASYVLVSGSARFVFTSVIKPVSAWGRFLAEHVAEHGDGVIDLAVEVPDARAAYAYAVEHGAAGIEEPHELKDEHGTVVVASIRTYGDTRHTLVERTGYDGPYLPGYAEAEPIVAPPARRNFQAIDHCVGNVELGRMDEWVGFYNDVMGFTNMKEFVGDDIATEYSALMSKVVADGTRKVKFPLNEPAVGKKKSQIDEYLEFYGGPGVQHIALATNDIVATVRAMRAAGVRFLDTPDSYYETLGEWVGDTRVPVETLRELKILADRDEDGYLLQIFTKPVQDRPTVFFELIERHGSMGFGKGNFKALFEAIEREQEKRGNL; via the coding sequence ATGACTGAGACGACAGAGATGCTGCAGCAGGGGGACGCACGGCACGCCGACCCGTTCCCCGTGAAGGGGATGGACGCGGTCGTCTTCGCGGTCGGCAACGCGAAGCAGGCCGCGCACTACTACGCCACCGCCTTCGGGATGAAGCTCGTCGCCTATTCCGGTCCGGAGAACGGCAGCCGGGAGACGGCCAGTTACGTCCTCGTCTCCGGCAGCGCCCGCTTCGTGTTCACCTCCGTCATCAAGCCGGTGAGCGCCTGGGGCCGCTTCCTGGCCGAGCATGTCGCCGAGCACGGCGACGGGGTGATCGACCTCGCGGTGGAGGTGCCGGACGCGCGCGCCGCGTACGCGTACGCCGTCGAGCACGGCGCCGCCGGGATCGAGGAGCCGCATGAGCTCAAGGATGAGCACGGCACGGTGGTGGTGGCCTCGATCCGCACCTACGGCGACACCCGCCACACGCTCGTCGAGCGCACCGGCTACGACGGCCCGTACCTGCCCGGATACGCGGAGGCCGAGCCGATCGTCGCCCCGCCGGCGCGGCGGAACTTCCAGGCCATCGACCACTGCGTCGGCAATGTGGAGCTCGGCCGGATGGACGAGTGGGTCGGCTTCTACAACGACGTCATGGGCTTCACCAACATGAAGGAGTTCGTGGGCGACGACATCGCCACCGAGTACTCCGCGCTGATGTCGAAGGTCGTGGCGGACGGCACCCGCAAGGTGAAGTTCCCGCTCAACGAGCCCGCGGTCGGCAAGAAGAAGTCGCAGATCGACGAGTATCTGGAGTTCTACGGCGGCCCCGGCGTCCAGCACATCGCGCTCGCCACCAACGACATCGTCGCCACGGTGCGGGCGATGCGCGCGGCCGGGGTGCGGTTCCTGGACACCCCGGACTCGTACTACGAGACCCTGGGGGAGTGGGTCGGCGACACCCGCGTCCCGGTGGAGACCCTCCGCGAGCTGAAGATCCTCGCCGACCGGGACGAGGACGGCTATCTGCTCCAGATCTTCACCAAGCCGGTCCAGGACCGGCCGACCGTCTTCTTCGAGCTGATCGAGCGGCATGGCTCGATGGGCTTCGGCAAGGGCAACTTCAAGGCGCTCTTCGAGGCGATCGAGCGCGAGCAGGAGAAGCGCGGCAACCTCTGA
- a CDS encoding Lrp/AsnC family transcriptional regulator — MGIDGLDARLIELLAEEPRIGVLEASRRLGVARGTAQARLDRLRAQGVIRGFGPDVDPAALGYPVTAFATLEIKQGQGQDVRAHLATVPEVLELHTTTGHGDMLCRLVARSNADLQRVIDLVVGFEGIVRASTAIVMENAVPLRIIPLVRQAALD, encoded by the coding sequence ATGGGGATCGACGGGCTCGACGCTCGCCTGATCGAGCTGCTCGCCGAGGAACCGCGGATAGGCGTGCTGGAGGCGTCGCGCCGCCTCGGTGTCGCCCGCGGCACGGCGCAGGCGCGGCTGGACCGGCTGCGGGCCCAGGGGGTGATCCGGGGCTTCGGCCCCGATGTGGACCCGGCGGCGCTCGGCTATCCGGTCACCGCGTTCGCCACGCTGGAGATCAAGCAGGGGCAGGGGCAGGACGTACGGGCCCATCTGGCGACCGTTCCGGAGGTGCTGGAGCTGCACACCACCACGGGCCACGGGGACATGCTCTGCCGGTTGGTGGCCCGCTCCAACGCCGACCTCCAGCGGGTGATCGACCTGGTCGTGGGGTTCGAGGGGATCGTCCGGGCCTCGACGGCGATCGTGATGGAGAACGCGGTTCCGCTGCGGATCATCCCGCTGGTGCGGCAGGCGGCACTGGACTGA
- a CDS encoding ArsR/SmtB family transcription factor, translating into MAENEEPAPDDVRVLDPRTLRGLAHPLRMRLLTALREYGPATASQLAARLGESSGATSYHLRQLATYGFVEDDPERGKGRERWWKAAHRGTRWNADKFLAHPDPAVRGAVNTVLHEVATQHTQEMSTFLGTLHGWSGEWRAASDLSDFYMRLTPELAHEMRDKVHELIESYREKEVDRDTEGSAPYRVHLHAFPREED; encoded by the coding sequence ATGGCAGAGAACGAAGAGCCTGCGCCCGACGACGTCCGGGTGCTCGACCCCCGCACGCTGCGCGGGCTCGCGCATCCGCTGCGCATGCGGCTGCTCACCGCGTTGCGCGAGTACGGACCGGCCACCGCGTCCCAACTGGCCGCCCGATTGGGCGAGTCCAGCGGAGCCACCAGCTACCATCTGCGACAGCTGGCCACCTATGGCTTCGTCGAGGACGACCCGGAGCGGGGCAAGGGGCGCGAGCGGTGGTGGAAGGCGGCGCACAGGGGTACGCGCTGGAACGCCGACAAGTTCCTGGCCCACCCCGACCCGGCCGTACGGGGGGCGGTGAACACCGTGCTGCACGAGGTGGCCACCCAGCACACGCAGGAGATGTCCACCTTTCTGGGCACCCTGCACGGATGGTCGGGGGAATGGCGGGCGGCCTCGGACCTCAGCGACTTCTACATGCGCCTCACTCCCGAACTCGCCCACGAAATGCGCGACAAGGTGCACGAACTGATCGAGAGCTACCGCGAGAAGGAGGTGGACCGGGACACCGAGGGCTCCGCCCCGTACCGCGTCCATCTGCACGCCTTCCCGCGCGAAGAGGACTGA